A window of Veillonellales bacterium genomic DNA:
TATGGCTGCAAGAAGCAGCTCCCTGGGAGGCGACCGTCTAAGGACCTGCTCCAAGGAAGAATATACCTTATGCTCAAGACAAAGTCTAGGAACGAATAACTATACAGATACAATTAGAGCTTTATTCAGAAGTGTTAATGATGGAAAGTCGTTTCCAAAACAGGAATGTTTTTCTATAACATAGCCGTTTTGGCTATGACTCTAATATACCAGAAGGTGAATATCATCGAGGATACGCTGCGTGACGCCATTCTTACCTATGGAAAACCCGAGTCCATCTATGTGGACAACGGCAAACAGTATCGGAGCACCTGGCTCCAGAAAGCTTGTGCCAAACTCGGCATTAAGCTTTTGCATGCAAAACCGTACCATCCTGAGGGAAAAGGCAAAATTGAAGCATTTAACCGCAGGTTGGATTCTTTTTTGGCAGAGATTGCCCTGCAAAAGCCGAACAGTCTGGAAGAACTCAATCACTGCCTTGCTGTATGGCTCCAAGAAAAATACCATAAGGATTCGCATGCGGGCCTTTCCGGCGTTTCTCCTGAAACCGCCTATCTTACAGATAAGCGCCCGCTTTCATTCCCAGACATCGAGGCTTGCCGCGAAGCGTTCCTGCATACGGAAACCCGCGAGGTAGATAAGACGGGCTGCATCAGCTTTAATGGACAGAAATATGAAGTTGGCCTGAAGCTGGTCGGTCGTAAAATCGAGGTCTTCTACGATGCAACTTGGAAAGATGAAATTGAAATCCATCACAAAGATTTCCCCATCTTCAAGGCTAAACGTCTACAAATTGGTGAAAATTGCGGCCAGACAGAGCTGTTTTCAGCAGAAGCACAACCTGTCAAAGCAAAGAATTCGCGGATGCTCACAGGCTTAGAGCATCAGGCAGCTAAGACATATACACCCGCGCCTATAGCTACAAGCTTCCGGAATATGGCGAAGGAGCTGAATGCACATGTATGAAGGATTCTTTTCGATGAAGCATACGCCATTCACGAACCACATTCCTACGAGCAGCCTTTATCTTTCCGATGCAGTCAGAGAAGGGCTTGGCCGTCTCTGCTATGCGGCAGATCAGCAGCTCTTTGCCGTAGTAACGGCTGAAGTCGGCTGCGGCAAGACTACGCTCATCCGGAGACTCTCAGACAGTCTTAACCCGGAAAAATATCTGGTGCTGTACCTTTCGGATTCGCAGCTTACACCGCGCTGGTTCTACAATGGTTTGCTGCAGCAGCTGGGAGCAGAACCAAAATTCTATCGCGGTGATGCCAAGCTCAGTCTGCATCAGCAGCTTGAATATATCCGGCAAGCCAAACACAAGAAGGTGGTCACCATCGTCGATGAAGCGCATCTCCTAAAGCGCGAGACACTGGAAGAGGTACGGTTCATGCTGAACTACCAGATGGATTCTCTGAATCCAATGGCACTCATTCTCGTAGGCCAGAACGAGCTTTGGGATAAACTAAACCTGCAAGCTTATGCTGCGGTCCGCCAACGCATTGACCTGAAATGTGAACTGCCGGCCTTTGACCGGTCACAGACCGAAACCTATGTACAGGCGCATCTGGCTTACGCTGAAGGCAGCGAGGAAATCTTTACGGATAAAGCGCTGGATGAAATCTACAATTATTCAGCTGGATCCGCCAGAGCTATCAATAAGGTCTGTACCCATAGTCTATTGAGTGCGGCGCAGCGAAACAAAAAGCTTATTGATGACCACATGGTTCATATGGTCATTGAAAGCGAGCTCCCATAACGGCTTAAAATTTGGCATCTCTCAAGGTGCCAAATTTTAAGCCGTTATGCGGCAAAGTGTGCAAGCAGATTTTGTCAAAAGTTTTGAGCAAGGCAAGGATAAAACCTGTGAGCAGCAACATGTAGAGTAGCTTTTTTCGTGGATTGCAGTATTTATACTCTGTATATATTCATTAAGAAAATCAATGTTTTTAACGTTTGTTGTTGGATTTGTTTCGTATATGTTGGGGGCGGCGAATCCCCATGCCGTACTTCCTATATTTATGTACTGGCCGTTTATTACTCTTAATGCAATTGCAGTTGCAAGTGTACTTGTTGTTTTTCGCCTTATTGCGGATAAATGGAAAGGGTGGAATACGAGTGTTATTTTTGCAAGTGGCTTAACTGCGCAAGAATTTATTTTCTCCTTATTCTCTCCACATGGGACGGTAAGTAGTATTGCTTATACGCAAATATCTAACTTGCCAATTATCCAAATTGCTTCTATCACAGGTATTTGGGGTATTACTTTTTTGATAGCCATTACTGCTGCAAATATAGCCCTATTTTATCGTTACTCGCAAAATCGCAGAATAAAAGCAAATTTGATTCCAATAAGTCTATTGATAGCTACAGTCTTATTTGGATTTTACCGTTTGAATATGCCATTCGAGGGAGAAAGACTGAAGATTGGGATTGCTGCTATATCTACTAATTTAGAACAATATTTAGCGGTATCAGCAAACAAGGATAAACAGCAAGTTGACCAATCTATTGAACAGTATATTCAAAAAGTTGATTTGCTTGCGCAGTCTGGGGCTGAAGTTGTTTTGCTACCGGAAAAAATTATTAATTTAGAAGATCACGATGAAAATTTAAGATACTTTAGTGATATGGTAAGGAAGAATAAAATTAATTTAATTTTAGGAGTAACTAGTAAAGATGGTAGTAAATTATATAATTCTGCTTACATTTTTTCTCATGTAGGAGAAGTATTTTTTCAATATAATAAAAAACATCTTCAACCTACTTATGAAAGTAGGTATACTCCAGGGAATTCATTGGGAGTTATGAACAAATGGGGCGTTGAAATTTGCAAAGATATGGATTTTATTCAGCCATCATTAGAGTATAGTCAACAGGAAGTAAATATTGTTTTCGTTCCTGCTCTGGATTTCCATGATGATAGTTGGAGCCATGCACGTGTTGCAATAATGCGTGGAGTTGAGGGGGATTTTGCAGTAGCTCGAGCCGGACAGTGGGGATTATTAACGCTAAGCGATAGTAGAGGTCGTATTCTAAAAAACGTATCTTGTGATATAGCACAAGATAAAGCAGATATCATGGGAGAAGTATCGCTAGGGAAAGGAAATTCAATTTACAGTAAAATTGGTTGCAGTTTTGGATGGATGTGCGTACTAAGTTTTATTATATTAAGTACTGTATTATTGTTTGTAAAACCTACTAAAAATTAATTTGCAATAGATTGATCTCATACTAAATAGTCTTCCAGTCTCTTCTGGAAGACATGGGGACGGAAACATGGGGACAGGAAGATTGTTTCTTTGCAATGTATTAGGAATGAAAAAAGGAAAGTAAGTAACTATTAAAATCCTATGGAATATATGGAAACTATTAAAAACGAGACTGATGAAGACCGCGTGCCGGTGGTTCGAGTCCTCCCGGGCGAACCAATCTGAATATTAGAGAGGCAAGGCTTCAGAGATTCTGAACCTTGCCGTTTTTATGTTTTTAAGCAGTTCTGCAGCGAGTAAGAAGGAAAAAGTTTACTATTTTAGAGCGGGTATATCTTTCTTTGGAAAGTAGGTATCAGAAGTAGTTCTAATAGGGCATGGGCAGTGGGCTTATTTCTGATTAACAAAAGCATAGGAAGTAACTTAAATCGAAAAGCTATTTCTTTGTTGTTGATGAGTGAAATCATGTAATTTTCTTGTTGATTTGGAAGGATTTTGGTAGTAAATATGTAATTTTATTATATAAATACTAAAAGTGATTAAAATTACATTACTTATAAGCATATTAGTGCTGATTTATGGACAAGTTCTATACTTTTTATTATTATCTAATCCAAGTACTTGGAGGAATTTGACAGCAAATTAGAAAGTTAAATTTAGAATAAAAATTCGCTGGATAATTTATAACTTTATATTATAAGGGGATTATTTTAGTGAAAATTTGTAATTTTGATGAAGTGAAAAATGATATAATAGAACATCTTCGGGAGCATAGGCTTATTCCGGTTCTAGGAGCTGGTTTTTCAGCAAATAGTAGTGCCGTAAATGGTAAAGTTCCATCTGGGTCGGATTTGAAAGAATATATGATTCAACAAGTTTCAAATAAAATAAATCTGACAGATGATAAAATATGGGATAATAAAACCTTCTCGCAGGTTGCAACATATTATCATAGTAAGATAGATAAGCCAGAACAAAAAAAGTATGTTAGAAATAATTTCACGCACGTAAAATTATGTGAACTAAAATGTGATTTCTTAGATATAGATTGGATATATTTATATACTTTAAATTTTGATGATGCGATAGAAGAATGTAGTCGTTATAAGTATGTAATTTATTCGAATAGAGATGTGGACTTTAACTCCTTATCAGACGAAAAATGCGTTATAAAATTACATGGCGATGCTAAAACTTTTATATCTTATAATGATGATAATAGTCAGATTTTTGATTTACAGCAATATGCAAAAAGTCTCAAAAAAAATATAAGTCTACTTAAAAAACTAGAACATGATTTTAAGTATAATAATTTGGTGTTTATTGGATGCAGTTTAGATAATGAATTTGACATAGCGTCATTAGAAATATGTAATGATATACATGTTGATATACATAATAGTGAAAAGACATCAAAATATTATTTAGCAATAACTGAACCAGATCCTTTAAAGAAAATTGACTTAGAACAATACGGAATTACTCATATAGTTTTGTTTGATTCTTATAATGAAATATACAGGTCTATCATTGACGCATTTGAAATTTCGAAAAAGATACCAAAAGAAGATATTGATATTTATAAAAATTTACCTATAAAAAAATACACTTCATCAGATTATGAAATTAACGCACCTTTTTTATTTGAAGGAAAACCTATATTAGATATTGAAAGTAAAGAAATTGTTTTGCCATATTTTTTTATTACGAGAACTATTACTGAAAAAATTTCAAAAAATCTAGATAAGAACACTATCCATGTTGTATATGGGGCAAGAGTTTCTGGTAAAAGTTATTTGCTTGCAGCATTGGTTCAAAATATTAGAGATAGAAATGTTTACTATTTTGATAGTAGAAATGAAATTTCTCATGAAGTTTTAAAGGTTCTTTTTAAAAAAGAGAATGTTTTATTGATTTTTGACACTAATTCAATTGATAAGGATAGTATTTTTGATTTATTGAATAGGCAAAATGACGTTCATGTAAAGAAAAATAATATTGTAATTGCCGTTAATACATCTGATAAGGATATTGTATCAGCAGTCAATAAAAATGAACGAAATAGAGATATTATTGGATATCCGTTGAGTTCAAAATTTTCAACGACAGAGATTAACGAGATTAATAAATTGATGTCACAAGCGGGACTTCCAAACTATAATATTCAACATACTATTATTGACAATATTATAGAAATGGCGAAAACTTTTTCTTTAGAAAAAAATTATTTTACACAATTAACTCCCAATATGAAAACAGTTAATGATTTTGTTATACTAATTTTGTTTGCTATTAACGAGAAATTATCTACATCAACTCTTATGAATTTTGATATGACAGAGTCGTGTTTTGAGCAGATGAAAAAAACTACTCCTCTTATTACAGAAGAACATACTCTCTATTTTGAGCGAAATATAGAAAATTCATCATATAAAAAATATGTTATTAATGCCAAGTATTGGCTATATAGGCAACTTGGAAGTTATGTTAGAGAGAAAGATCATTATAAAACTATTATTGATGCATACAAATATATTATTTCTATTATTTTAAAGCAAAATAAAAAAAGAGCATATTCTTTAATTATGGATTATATTAAAATTGATATCATTAATGAAATTTTTTCAAGTGAAAAAAAGGGGCAATTAACTTTAGCTAAAGCGATTTATGAAGGATTAAGTTCACTTCTTTCAGAAAACCCTCATTTCTTTCACCAAAGAGCAAAATGTCATTGGTTACAAAGTTTTAGTAGCTCATCTATAGATGAACTAATAACTGGGTTAAGATACGCTAACATAGCAAAGCATAACTTTTTGATTGAATATGAGCACCGAAAAAATGAAAAAATTGAGATATCTTTAGAGCATGTTAATTTTACCATTGCACTAATTTATTCTCGTATAAATATAATAATTGGACTGGATAATATCGAAGCCATGCAGAAAGCAATTTCAGCAATATATGAGGCAATCAAGGGGCAATATAATCGAAGTGATTTCCTTGAAATAAAACAAAAGAGATCATCAAAGAAAAATGATATTCAAATTATACTTGAAAGTGCTATGAAAAATGCAAGTGCTTTAGATAATAAGTCTAAGCAAAATTTAGAAGAGGTTATTCGTGAATTGAATTATATATGAGAAGAAACGTTGGATAAGTGAAATTCAAACTTTTTGGGTAGTGTAAAATAGTTTGTGCTTTTGAAAAAAATCCGTAGAATGAAGATATGGAGGTCAAAAGCATGGGACTATTAACGAAAGAACAAATTCGGGAACTCATTAAAGAGCGAAACATGAAGACAACCAGCGATATTTCGGCAATGCTCAAGGATCTATTTAGTGAAACGATGCAGGAAATGCTGGAATCTGAAATGGATACGACGCTAGGATATGGGAAAAATGAGAATTCTGCCAAGCAAACCGACAATCGCCGCAACGGCCATAGCAAGAAGACTGTAGTCAGCGAATATGGCGACACCGAATTGCTCATTCCTCGCGATCGCGAAGGCGAACATGAGCCTCTAATCGTAAAAAAGCATCAGAAAAATTTGACTGGCATTGAAGAACAAATTATTGCCCTATACAGCAAGGGTATGACAGTCAGAGATATTCAAGATCACCTAAATCAACTATATGGCATTACCGTATCGCCGACTTTGATCTCCAACGTAACCAATAAGCTCATGTCCTTGATAAAGGAATGGCAAAGTCGGCCATTGGAAAAGACCTATGCCGTCGTCTTTTTGGATGCGATTCATTACAAAGTGCGTCAAGAAGGCGCCATTGTAAACAAGGCCTCCTACATGGTTATTGGTATTGATTTAGACGGACGTAAAGACGTTTTGGGGATGTGGATTGGTGAACATGAAACCTCCAAGTTTTGGCTAGTCGTATTAAATGAGTTGAAAAATCGCGGCGTACAGGATATTCTGATTTGTTGCGTTGACAACCTGAAAGGATTTAACGAAGCTATTGGAGCTTGTTTTCCTGAAGCCGAGATTCAAAAATGCATTGTTCATCAAATTCGTAATTCTATTCGTTATGTATCCTACAAGGATGTGAAGAAAGTACTGGCCGATTTAAAGCCGGTCTATACGGCGGCATCGGAGCCGCTGGCGCTAGAAGCCTTGGAAAACTTCGAAGCGCTATGGGGCAATAAATACCCTTTGATCGTTAATTCCTGGCGGTCCAATTGGCCGGAGCTATCAACTTTTTTCAAATACCCGCCAGAAATTCGAAAGATTATTTATACAACCAATATGATTGAAAGCTATCACCGGCAGCTTCGGAAAGTGACGAAGGGAAAAAGCGTTTTTCCTAATGACGAATCACTGCAGAAGATGCTCTATCTAGCTACTATGGACGTTCTAAGAAAATGGACAGGCCGGGTTCAAAATTGGGGACAAATGCTGCTGCAATTATCCGTCTTTTTCCCCGATAAAGTAAAATCTGCTTTATCTTAATTAGGAAAAAAGCACAAAACTATTTACAGACCCTATTAGAACGGCAAGGCTTCAGAAATTTTGAGTCTTGCCGTTTTTGTATTTGTAAGCAGTTTTGTATGCTATTTATATGCTACGGCGGTTGCTTACGAGAGAAGTTAGCTGGTATCCCCGATACGGGGGAACCGTATCGGGGATACCAGCTAAAGATCCCTATCAAATTTTTACAAAATTTGATAGGGATCTTTAGCTTTTTGTGGAATTTAATAACATATTAAGTAATATAGAATCGACTTGGTGAACCTATTTAGCTGCATTACCTTAGGAATAGAGGAGGCTGTATGTCAGAGTTTTCACTGATGTTATTTCATGTAGGCAGAGCTGTCTTTGCAATATCGAATATTTGGTTAATGTATTCCTTCTTAACCTCCAAGCGGCCTTGGTGGTTTCAGATAATAGCCTTTGTTGGTACAGTGGCAGCGCACCTCTTTTTGCGACACCTTTTAACGCCAATGGGGCTCGACCCTTATTTGATTGGTTATATCCTGGCGTTATTGTATTTAGTCCCTGTTGCCCTGGTTTTCAAGGAAACAATTCATACTAAATTTTTTATTGTGTTTATGGTTGTTTGTTTTTCTCATTTTAATTATATTTTTTGTTTGTTTTTAGAGCAATTACTATTTGGCCATACGGTAAGTATTTTGATTTTGCCAGGTCAACTCTTAGAACTAGCCGCTATACCATTAATAAGAAGATATATAACGCCCCATATTAAAACTATGCTTGAAATTCTTGATCAGCAAAATCGTATTTTTATATGGTTTCCCTTTTTATCTTATCTGTTATTCGCTTATTATGGTATACAAAGACAGTATTTGTTGTCTGTTTTTATTCCGCTGGTATTATCAACTATAATTATTTTTATCGCATATTACTTAATCGCCATAGCCATTGCGCAGACGAAGTGTCATCAACAGCTTGAACAGCAATTGGCTTTGCAGCGTGATCACTATCGCAATCTGAATGACAGTATTCAGGAGACAAGAGTAATCCGCCACGATATGCGCCACCATTTAGTGATGCTTTTAGAATTTTTGGGTAAAAATGATGCTGCTGCTGCCCAAGAATATTTGAACAAGCTTTGTAATTTCTACGATGACAGTTCTCTCCCTACAGTGTGCCGCAACCAATTGGCCGATGCCCTTGTCTGTCATTACCTAAAGCTAGCTAAGCAAAAGGAGATCAACTTTGTCACCAACCTTTATATTCCTGACGATCCGGGGATTCATGATCTAGACCTATGCGTTATTATCGGTAACTGTTTAGAGAATGCTTTTGAGGCCTGCTGCAAGCTAAGTGACGCCAAGTTGCGTTTCATAGACATAAAGGCCACGATAAACAAAGGGTATCTAGTCATTACCATTGCCAATTCCTTTAATGGTCTTAGTAATCAGCAAGGGGATCATGCTGATTCTTCTAAAGAGGGTACGGAGCACGGAATCGGACTTAATAGTGTGAAAACACTGGCTGCCAAATATCAGGGAAATTGTTCGGTTTCGGTGGAAGAGCATGTCTTTACAGTATTTATTTCCTTAAAAATCCCGGAAAGAACCGGGGGTGTGGTGAAATATGCTACTTATAGCGGTGTGCGATGACAATAAGTCTGACAGAAATAAAATAGCGAACGCAATAGAAGCCTATTTGCAGAATCATCAGCTAGGGCAAAATTTTTGCTTATAATAGTGCCAAAAAGCTGCTTGCGGCGATGGGAGGAATAGGCCCTAAGCTTGATATTATATTGCTTGATATCGCGATGGACGAGATAAATGGGATGGCTTGTGCACGGTTAATCCACCAGGAAACAAGGGGACAGGGGCAATGTTTAACATTCTCGTATAATTTAACAAAAGCAAATTTCCTTATCTCCCTGTTTATTTTGTCTTACGGGTTCAAGTTCGGGCGCATCCTCTAAATACAATCACACTGCCAGGTTCACACCGATATGAGTTTCTAGGAAATGCGGGGACAGGGATATTGTTTCTTTGCAGTGTGTTAGGAATGAGAAAAGGAAAGCGATTAGTTTTAAAAGTTTGTTCTTCCTTATTTGTTTTTGCGAAAAATATTGTACCTTATCAAAACTGTAACCAGTTATTAATTGGGATTTGGTCACGAAAAAACAAAACATCTTAAGCAGTAGAGCCAAATTACCGATATAATAAGAAAGTCTGAAGAGTTTTATCCAGGGGGAATTTTGAATGAATAAGTTGTATGCAATTATTGGTCCGCCGGCATCAGGTAAGACGACAATCGTGAAACGGCTTTTTGAACATTATAGTATTCCTGCGCTAGTAAGTCATACTACGCGTCTCCCCCAAAAAAATGAAGAAAATGGGAAAGACTATTACTTTGTCAGCAAGGCTGATTTTGCCACAATACAACATGTTGAGAAAGCCAATTATTCTGGCGATTTCTACGGACTTAGCAAAAATGAGGTTCTCAACAAAATTAGATTATATCCTGTTTCGGTTGTAGATATTGATGTGACTGGCTATAATCAGTTAAAAAGGTTACTGAGTGAGCGCTTGGAGTCCATCTATATTTTGGTTAACAAGGACGAGATTGTCAGTCGCTGTTTAGCTCAAGGGAAAAGCGCAGAGAATATTAAGAGGTTGATTGAATATGCGGAAGCTAAGGGCGAGTTTAACAACTGGCAGATTGCTGATCATGTGGTGAAAAATACTGGTTCTTTTGAAGTTACACTACGCCAGATTGCCGCTATATTGGATTTGGCGAATTTAAGTCATAATACCTAAGTCTTGGCAAAGCTTAAGAACCCCCAAAGTAGCAATAGCTAAGTGCGTTTTAAGTTTTCGTAGACTAGGGTTGAAGGAATTTAGTGCATTATTATATTGGAAAGTTCTTATTAAGTTTTTCCATTCCCTTATTTACTGATTCCTCGCAGGAACGCATGGCAAGCAGTGCCATTTCAAGCAGTGTATCGATTCCCCATCTAAGCATTCCTGCACCTTTTTTTATCACGTCGCGCGAACAGCCTGCGGCAAATTTTTTATCTTTAAATTTTTTCTTTAGACTAGACAGTTCCATATCCACTGTGCTTCTGGAAGGACGCATTTTAGCAACGGCACGATTAAACCTGTCAGTATATTAACGGCAAATAAAACTTTTTCCAGCTGGTGTTTCGGCTCAATGTCGACACATAGACCGGACTTGAGGGGACGGTTTTGCTGAGTTGCTAAGTTTGGGTTTTTGAGTTTTCTAAACTGCGTGCCGGTGGTTCGAGCCCTCCCGGGCGCACCAATCAAAATATAGTAACGGCAAGGCTTCAGAACATCT
This region includes:
- a CDS encoding Mu transposase C-terminal domain-containing protein gives rise to the protein MNIIEDTLRDAILTYGKPESIYVDNGKQYRSTWLQKACAKLGIKLLHAKPYHPEGKGKIEAFNRRLDSFLAEIALQKPNSLEELNHCLAVWLQEKYHKDSHAGLSGVSPETAYLTDKRPLSFPDIEACREAFLHTETREVDKTGCISFNGQKYEVGLKLVGRKIEVFYDATWKDEIEIHHKDFPIFKAKRLQIGENCGQTELFSAEAQPVKAKNSRMLTGLEHQAAKTYTPAPIATSFRNMAKELNAHV
- a CDS encoding AAA family ATPase, with product MYEGFFSMKHTPFTNHIPTSSLYLSDAVREGLGRLCYAADQQLFAVVTAEVGCGKTTLIRRLSDSLNPEKYLVLYLSDSQLTPRWFYNGLLQQLGAEPKFYRGDAKLSLHQQLEYIRQAKHKKVVTIVDEAHLLKRETLEEVRFMLNYQMDSLNPMALILVGQNELWDKLNLQAYAAVRQRIDLKCELPAFDRSQTETYVQAHLAYAEGSEEIFTDKALDEIYNYSAGSARAINKVCTHSLLSAAQRNKKLIDDHMVHMVIESELP
- a CDS encoding nitrilase-related carbon-nitrogen hydrolase, whose product is MAVFILCIYSLRKSMFLTFVVGFVSYMLGAANPHAVLPIFMYWPFITLNAIAVASVLVVFRLIADKWKGWNTSVIFASGLTAQEFIFSLFSPHGTVSSIAYTQISNLPIIQIASITGIWGITFLIAITAANIALFYRYSQNRRIKANLIPISLLIATVLFGFYRLNMPFEGERLKIGIAAISTNLEQYLAVSANKDKQQVDQSIEQYIQKVDLLAQSGAEVVLLPEKIINLEDHDENLRYFSDMVRKNKINLILGVTSKDGSKLYNSAYIFSHVGEVFFQYNKKHLQPTYESRYTPGNSLGVMNKWGVEICKDMDFIQPSLEYSQQEVNIVFVPALDFHDDSWSHARVAIMRGVEGDFAVARAGQWGLLTLSDSRGRILKNVSCDIAQDKADIMGEVSLGKGNSIYSKIGCSFGWMCVLSFIILSTVLLFVKPTKN
- a CDS encoding SIR2 family protein, whose translation is MKICNFDEVKNDIIEHLREHRLIPVLGAGFSANSSAVNGKVPSGSDLKEYMIQQVSNKINLTDDKIWDNKTFSQVATYYHSKIDKPEQKKYVRNNFTHVKLCELKCDFLDIDWIYLYTLNFDDAIEECSRYKYVIYSNRDVDFNSLSDEKCVIKLHGDAKTFISYNDDNSQIFDLQQYAKSLKKNISLLKKLEHDFKYNNLVFIGCSLDNEFDIASLEICNDIHVDIHNSEKTSKYYLAITEPDPLKKIDLEQYGITHIVLFDSYNEIYRSIIDAFEISKKIPKEDIDIYKNLPIKKYTSSDYEINAPFLFEGKPILDIESKEIVLPYFFITRTITEKISKNLDKNTIHVVYGARVSGKSYLLAALVQNIRDRNVYYFDSRNEISHEVLKVLFKKENVLLIFDTNSIDKDSIFDLLNRQNDVHVKKNNIVIAVNTSDKDIVSAVNKNERNRDIIGYPLSSKFSTTEINEINKLMSQAGLPNYNIQHTIIDNIIEMAKTFSLEKNYFTQLTPNMKTVNDFVILILFAINEKLSTSTLMNFDMTESCFEQMKKTTPLITEEHTLYFERNIENSSYKKYVINAKYWLYRQLGSYVREKDHYKTIIDAYKYIISIILKQNKKRAYSLIMDYIKIDIINEIFSSEKKGQLTLAKAIYEGLSSLLSENPHFFHQRAKCHWLQSFSSSSIDELITGLRYANIAKHNFLIEYEHRKNEKIEISLEHVNFTIALIYSRINIIIGLDNIEAMQKAISAIYEAIKGQYNRSDFLEIKQKRSSKKNDIQIILESAMKNASALDNKSKQNLEEVIRELNYI
- a CDS encoding IS256 family transposase, with the translated sequence MGLLTKEQIRELIKERNMKTTSDISAMLKDLFSETMQEMLESEMDTTLGYGKNENSAKQTDNRRNGHSKKTVVSEYGDTELLIPRDREGEHEPLIVKKHQKNLTGIEEQIIALYSKGMTVRDIQDHLNQLYGITVSPTLISNVTNKLMSLIKEWQSRPLEKTYAVVFLDAIHYKVRQEGAIVNKASYMVIGIDLDGRKDVLGMWIGEHETSKFWLVVLNELKNRGVQDILICCVDNLKGFNEAIGACFPEAEIQKCIVHQIRNSIRYVSYKDVKKVLADLKPVYTAASEPLALEALENFEALWGNKYPLIVNSWRSNWPELSTFFKYPPEIRKIIYTTNMIESYHRQLRKVTKGKSVFPNDESLQKMLYLATMDVLRKWTGRVQNWGQMLLQLSVFFPDKVKSALS
- a CDS encoding GHKL domain-containing protein, translated to MSEFSLMLFHVGRAVFAISNIWLMYSFLTSKRPWWFQIIAFVGTVAAHLFLRHLLTPMGLDPYLIGYILALLYLVPVALVFKETIHTKFFIVFMVVCFSHFNYIFCLFLEQLLFGHTVSILILPGQLLELAAIPLIRRYITPHIKTMLEILDQQNRIFIWFPFLSYLLFAYYGIQRQYLLSVFIPLVLSTIIIFIAYYLIAIAIAQTKCHQQLEQQLALQRDHYRNLNDSIQETRVIRHDMRHHLVMLLEFLGKNDAAAAQEYLNKLCNFYDDSSLPTVCRNQLADALVCHYLKLAKQKEINFVTNLYIPDDPGIHDLDLCVIIGNCLENAFEACCKLSDAKLRFIDIKATINKGYLVITIANSFNGLSNQQGDHADSSKEGTEHGIGLNSVKTLAAKYQGNCSVSVEEHVFTVFISLKIPERTGGVVKYATYSGVR
- a CDS encoding GTPase, producing MNKLYAIIGPPASGKTTIVKRLFEHYSIPALVSHTTRLPQKNEENGKDYYFVSKADFATIQHVEKANYSGDFYGLSKNEVLNKIRLYPVSVVDIDVTGYNQLKRLLSERLESIYILVNKDEIVSRCLAQGKSAENIKRLIEYAEAKGEFNNWQIADHVVKNTGSFEVTLRQIAAILDLANLSHNT